Within the Gracilinema caldarium DSM 7334 genome, the region AACAGCCATAGAAATTGCTCTTTTCCGGCATGAGATGGATGGGAAACTACGTAAAAGTGAGGAACGTTATCGAACGCTTTTTGAAAAAGCCCCAACGGCTAATTTCACAGCCGATGAAAAGGGAACCATTACAGACTGCAATACCACCTTTATTTCCTTACTTGCAATAAAAGAAAAAAAACAGGTAATTGGGCAGCCAATTTTTTCATGGTTTGTAAATTCCGATACGGGTAATCGTCTCTGGCAATCCTTTTTACATCATACCCATAGTGTTGCTCAGGATTGGGAATTGAATAAATCTGATGGAACAAGAATCTTTGTGCTGGCTACGCTTTCAACCTTACCAAAGACAGATAATAATGCTGTAGAAATTCAGGGTTACCTTTTGGATAATACAGAACGTCGGGATTTGGAGAATCAACTAAGACAGGTACAAAAAATGGAAGCTATTGGCCGGCTTGCCGGTGGGATTGCCCATGACTTTAATAATATTATCACTGCCATTATGGGGTATGCCAATCTGCTTCGGGAAGATATTCAGGATAATCCGGATTTACAGGAAGAAGTTGATGGAATTCTCTCAGCGACCCAGCGGGCGGTGAATCTCACCCGGCAATTACTATCTTTTTCCCGCAAACAAGCAATTGAGGCTAAAGTTGTAAATGTTCACGAAATATTAAAAGAACTGGAAAAGATGATTCAGCGGTTGGTCAATGAAAATATAAAGGTTTCCATGGTACTGAATGCTGATACACCATTTATCTCGATTGATCCTGGTCAATTTGAACAGACAATCGTAAATTTAGTAGTTAATGCCCGGGATGCAATTATGGGCAATGGATCTATCATTATTCAGACAAAAAGTGTTATCTGTGATAATTCATGCCATCAACATGGGTTAAAACAGGGTAAATGGCTGCAGATCATTGTTAAAGATACGGGCTGCGGCATAGCTCCAGAAGATTTACAGCATATTTTCGAACCCTTTTTTACCACGAAAGATAAAGACAAAGGTACTGGTCTTGGCCTTTCAACGGTCTATGCCATAATCAATCGAAGCGGCGGCCAGATTGCCGTAGAAAGCGCTCCCGGTGAAGGGACCACCTTTTTTATCTATCTGCCTGAAGTGGAAAATATAGTTGTTCAACAACCTGATATTCCTCAAACTATAGAACAAAAAAGACGCTCAGGAACGATCATTGTGGCTGAAGATGATGCTTACATTCGAGGGCTCATTTGCAGGCTCCTCGAAAAAAGCGGGTACCGGGTCCTTGAGTCCGAAAATACTGAAGAAGCCATTCGGTTGGCCAGCGGGGAATCGGATTTCATGTTGCTCACCGATATCGTAATGCCCCATATGAATGGCTATGAACTTGCATCACGGTTGGGCGAAAAAAAAACTGATTTAAGGGTCCTTTTCATGTCAGGGTATCAGGATAGGTCTTTCATTGTACCTGAAAAGGCGTTGCCAGCTAAAAATCTTTTTCTTGAAAAGCCCTTTTCCCATGAAGCTCTACTTGGGGCTTCCTGAAAAACAAACAACTCTTTACAAAAGAAGCAAATACAGAGATAATCTCAATAAGAAGTGCACGGAAGAAAGGGGTAAGGCCTTAAAAAGCGTGCACTTTACTATGGGGTAACGATGTATAAGGAAAAGGAACAGGTACCTGAGTTTGAAGACTTTTATGTACCCTTCGGAGGACATTTACGAGAAGATAATCGATGGGTACGATTAGCCGCAATTATTCCATGGGAAGAGATAGAAGCTGAATATAAAAAATGTTTTTCAAAACGAATTGGAAGAACAGCCAAGACCGTACGGCTCGCCTTGGGATCATTATTGATAAAAGAGAAATTACAATTAACAGATGAAGAAACGGTAGAAACAATACGAGAGAACCATTACCTGCAATATTTTTTAGGATATGAATCTTACAAAGATGAAAAACCCTTTGATCCAAGCATGATGGTTCATTTTCGAAAACGGCTTGGACCTGATGCAATAGCAAAGATAAATGAGTTGATAGCGAAACGGTATCAAGAACAGGTAGAAGCAGAATCTGAAAAAAAACAGAACAAAGAAAACCAAAAGGATGACCATGATCATGGAAATCGAGGGCAACTCATTATAGATGCCACGTGCGTCCCCCAGGATATCCGGCATCCCCATGATGTCACTTTATTGGATGAAGCGCGAAGGAAAACAGAAAAGATAATTGATACGTTATATGAAGCGAGTGAGCTCACCATAAAACCACGAACCTATAGAAAACAGGCCCGTATCAAATATCTCAATTTTATACGAGGGCGACGAAGAACAAAAAAAGAAATACGCAGAGCGATTCGGACCCAACTCCAATACATACGACGTAATTTACGGACTATCAATGAATTACAAAACAAGGTTCCCAGTACAACGTTGAGTGCAAAACAGCGACGTGATCTTATCGTGATACATGAGGTTTACCGGCAACAGGTACAGATGTATAAGGGAAAGACCCATTCGATATCGGGAAAAATCGTCAGTATCAGTCAACCCCATGTACGACCAATAGCCCGAGGTAAAGCAAAAGCGGCCTTTGAATTCGGAGCAAAACTATCAGCATCGATGACCGAACACGGGATGATTTTTATAGATCGATTACAATGGGAACCCTATAACGAACAAGAAGATTTGCCAACACAAATAGAAAAATATAAGAGGCGATGTGGTCGATATCCGGAATCGGTGCATGCCGATAAAATATATCGGACACGAGCAAACCGAGCCTATTGTGAAGCTCGAGGAATACGATTGTCTGGACCACCCTTAGGCAGACCGATTAAAGAAACATTAGAGAATAAAAAGATAGTACGACAGCTACGAAAGATTCAAAGACTTGACGAAGCCATTCGACAAGCGATTGAAGGTGGCTTTGGATATATGAAACGAAAGTTTGGTCTTGGTACAATCTATGAAAAATTACGCGAAACTAGTGAAACAGCAATTATGGTATGTGTATTGCTGACCAACTGTGAAAAGATCCTGAGGGATCTTTTTATGCGCTTTTTATTTTTACTTGGTTTTAAACCTCATAAATCATATTTGAAAGTTTTAGTATACTAAATTAAACCCATTTTAACGTAAAAAAGTTTTGAAATATCATTTTTAGACATTTTCAGTAGGCCCTACTTGAAGCCTTAGACAAATTAGCCGCTCTGTAACTATGAAGTGCCTCATAATCGAACCAGAGGACCTCTAAAATTGCAGTTTTAAAGGCCCCCATAGGTTGCTGTCCTTACCCTTGAGGTTTTATGTAAATTCCGGTATAGTCCGGCCATATGAGTGAAACTGCGCATATTCGGAATTTTTGTATTATTGCCCACATAGATCATGGAAAATCCACCTTGGCGGATCGGCTGATCCAGAAGGCTAAACTGGTGGATGACCGTAATTTTCAAAATCAGATCCTGGATAATATGGATATTGAGCGGGAACGGGGTATAACCATTAAGAGTCAGGCTGTTACCATTCCCTATACGAGCAAGAACGGCCAGAATTACGAGCTCAATTTTGTTGATACCCCCGGGCATGTGGATTTTACCTATGAGGTGTCTCGGGCTATCAGTTCCTGTGAGGGAGCCCTGCTTTTGGTTGATGCAACCCAGGGCGTGCAGGCACAAACCCTGTCGAATATGTATCTTGCCCTGGAGCATAACCTCGAAATCATACCGGTTATCAACAAAATTGATATGGCCGCCGCCGATGTGGAATCCACCAAGCATCAGATTGAGCACGACCTGGGCCTCGATGCGGAACATGCCCTGCTGGTTTCAGCCAAACAGGGGATTGGGATTGATGAACTTTTCGAAGCAATTGTAGAACGTATACCAGCGCCAAAGGGCAGTTCTGATAAACCCCTTCAGGCGCTGATCTTTGACTGCCACTATGATCCCTATCGGGGTGTTATTGTGCATCTGCGGGTGTTCGAAGGCCGCATTAAACCGGGCATGAAAATCCGTTTTATGAACAATAATGCTGAGTACGAGGTAGAAACCGTTGGTGTATTTAAGCTGGCTCTAGTAGAACAGCCGGAACTGCG harbors:
- a CDS encoding IS5 family transposase; translated protein: MYKEKEQVPEFEDFYVPFGGHLREDNRWVRLAAIIPWEEIEAEYKKCFSKRIGRTAKTVRLALGSLLIKEKLQLTDEETVETIRENHYLQYFLGYESYKDEKPFDPSMMVHFRKRLGPDAIAKINELIAKRYQEQVEAESEKKQNKENQKDDHDHGNRGQLIIDATCVPQDIRHPHDVTLLDEARRKTEKIIDTLYEASELTIKPRTYRKQARIKYLNFIRGRRRTKKEIRRAIRTQLQYIRRNLRTINELQNKVPSTTLSAKQRRDLIVIHEVYRQQVQMYKGKTHSISGKIVSISQPHVRPIARGKAKAAFEFGAKLSASMTEHGMIFIDRLQWEPYNEQEDLPTQIEKYKRRCGRYPESVHADKIYRTRANRAYCEARGIRLSGPPLGRPIKETLENKKIVRQLRKIQRLDEAIRQAIEGGFGYMKRKFGLGTIYEKLRETSETAIMVCVLLTNCEKILRDLFMRFLFLLGFKPHKSYLKVLVY
- a CDS encoding response regulator, whose translation is MPKIIICEDENIVALDIKRHLERFGYEIFGIYDNAEEAISVIATSKPDLVLMDIQLAGSMDGLEASTIIFQKYNIPVIMLTAYADDITLSRAKDGLPFGYIIKPFEDRELKTAIEIALFRHEMDGKLRKSEERYRTLFEKAPTANFTADEKGTITDCNTTFISLLAIKEKKQVIGQPIFSWFVNSDTGNRLWQSFLHHTHSVAQDWELNKSDGTRIFVLATLSTLPKTDNNAVEIQGYLLDNTERRDLENQLRQVQKMEAIGRLAGGIAHDFNNIITAIMGYANLLREDIQDNPDLQEEVDGILSATQRAVNLTRQLLSFSRKQAIEAKVVNVHEILKELEKMIQRLVNENIKVSMVLNADTPFISIDPGQFEQTIVNLVVNARDAIMGNGSIIIQTKSVICDNSCHQHGLKQGKWLQIIVKDTGCGIAPEDLQHIFEPFFTTKDKDKGTGLGLSTVYAIINRSGGQIAVESAPGEGTTFFIYLPEVENIVVQQPDIPQTIEQKRRSGTIIVAEDDAYIRGLICRLLEKSGYRVLESENTEEAIRLASGESDFMLLTDIVMPHMNGYELASRLGEKKTDLRVLFMSGYQDRSFIVPEKALPAKNLFLEKPFSHEALLGAS